In a genomic window of Halalkaliarchaeum sp. AArc-CO:
- a CDS encoding PadR family transcriptional regulator: MYDLTGFQRDLLYVISGLEEPHGLAIKDELEQYYEKEIHHGRLYPNLDTLVDKGLVEKGQRDRRTNYYTLTRRGRREIEARQEWEADYIE, from the coding sequence ATGTACGATTTGACTGGATTCCAGCGGGACCTTCTGTACGTCATCAGTGGACTTGAGGAACCGCACGGGCTCGCAATCAAAGACGAACTGGAACAATACTACGAAAAAGAGATCCACCACGGACGTCTGTATCCGAATCTCGACACACTTGTCGACAAAGGGCTTGTCGAGAAAGGACAGCGTGATCGTCGGACCAACTACTACACATTAACCCGGCGAGGGCGTCGTGAAATCGAGGCTCGGCAAGAGTGGGAAGCCGACTACATCGAATAG
- a CDS encoding site-specific integrase: MIDVRIGDIEDGEGLKYIIVDGKTGSRRLLLLESVSYLDEWLHVHPDPVYTAYLWSKIDLNQGSSNEQIGYQYIRRKIFQRACEQAEIEKPVNPHHFRHSRATYLANYLTEAQLCERFGWVRGSRVPGRYVHLSERDIDSANTRTGNEPHYHRLV; the protein is encoded by the coding sequence TTGATCGATGTACGGATTGGCGATATCGAAGACGGAGAGGGACTGAAATACATCATCGTCGACGGAAAAACTGGCTCTCGACGACTGCTTTTGCTGGAATCAGTATCGTACCTTGACGAGTGGCTGCACGTTCATCCCGATCCAGTTTATACGGCCTATCTGTGGAGCAAAATCGACCTAAACCAGGGAAGTTCAAACGAGCAAATCGGCTATCAGTATATCCGCCGCAAAATCTTCCAGAGGGCCTGCGAACAAGCCGAGATCGAAAAGCCAGTGAATCCCCATCATTTCCGGCACAGCCGTGCGACCTACTTGGCCAATTATCTGACTGAAGCGCAATTATGTGAGCGGTTTGGTTGGGTGAGGGGATCTCGAGTTCCAGGAAGGTACGTTCACTTGTCAGAAAGAGATATTGATAGTGCCAATACGAGAACAGGTAATGAACCCCACTACCATCGTCTCGTCTAA
- a CDS encoding phage integrase N-terminal SAM-like domain-containing protein — protein MPTMDFERQATRTLEYITESPTIDSTNKQLIQSFCQQLRLSGISAARRQKLLAHLKIIAEQADSTAFQDFEKEDVEELVAWLYTRDVAESTIADYKQVIKQFWTWMHDGEEPPETAWLKKRSPGHRRLLHIIS, from the coding sequence ATGCCGACGATGGATTTTGAAAGACAGGCGACCCGGACGCTCGAGTACATCACTGAGTCACCGACGATCGATTCAACTAACAAGCAACTCATCCAATCGTTTTGCCAGCAATTGCGATTGTCCGGGATCAGTGCAGCTCGCCGCCAAAAGTTACTGGCTCATCTCAAAATCATCGCTGAACAAGCAGATTCGACGGCGTTTCAGGACTTCGAGAAAGAAGATGTCGAAGAACTAGTCGCGTGGCTCTACACGCGCGACGTAGCCGAATCGACGATTGCTGACTACAAACAGGTAATCAAGCAATTTTGGACGTGGATGCACGATGGAGAGGAACCGCCGGAGACAGCATGGCTCAAGAAGCGGAGTCCTGGTCATCGCCGTTTGCTGCACATCATCTCTTGA
- the tnpA gene encoding IS200/IS605 family transposase produces MKTTRHATYNLNYHIVWLPKYRNAVLTGEVADRVESILHEIADEKGLDIQNLTVQPDHVHLFVSSPPKHSPSLLANWFKGISSRKYNHRHADHDGEKIRWTRGYYAGTAGHVSSESVENYINRHKEAEA; encoded by the coding sequence ATGAAGACTACACGGCACGCAACCTATAACCTCAACTACCACATAGTGTGGCTCCCAAAGTACCGCAACGCGGTACTGACGGGAGAAGTTGCCGACCGTGTGGAATCCATCCTCCACGAAATTGCCGACGAGAAAGGCTTGGACATTCAAAACCTGACTGTTCAACCCGACCACGTTCACCTGTTCGTCAGTAGCCCGCCCAAACACAGCCCATCACTGCTCGCCAACTGGTTCAAGGGCATTTCCTCACGGAAATATAATCACCGCCACGCCGACCACGACGGCGAGAAAATCCGGTGGACACGCGGCTACTACGCCGGAACAGCCGGGCACGTCTCCAGCGAATCTGTCGAGAACTACATCAACCGACACAAGGAGGCTGAAGCGTGA
- a CDS encoding ImmA/IrrE family metallo-endopeptidase produces MATASDTSVSFTETDTRQNEMNRTIKAWIDELVERVDNAQTSAEFQEWLDVQSRFHDYSYRNTLLIKQQCPEATRVAGYRAWQEDFNRHVKEGEQAIWIWAPIITKQCPECENSPSYHEDSDCEYDETSPEEWSEGVVGFKPAPVFDVSQTDGEPLPELDRAATGEAGDLVSQLMEAADQVGVTVRIVPESEWSHGTAKGVCEKRSLYDGHPLVEILDRSNQADLARTLVHEYAHALLHFTVDDNSKRSKREVEAEAVAYIVGRYYGLDTSG; encoded by the coding sequence ATGGCTACAGCCAGTGACACGTCGGTTTCCTTCACCGAAACCGATACACGACAGAACGAGATGAACCGGACGATCAAAGCTTGGATCGATGAGTTGGTCGAGCGCGTCGACAACGCGCAAACCAGTGCAGAGTTCCAGGAGTGGCTCGACGTCCAGAGCCGTTTTCACGACTACTCCTACCGGAATACGCTTTTGATCAAACAACAGTGTCCCGAGGCAACCCGGGTTGCAGGCTACCGAGCGTGGCAGGAAGACTTCAATCGCCACGTCAAGGAAGGGGAACAGGCGATCTGGATCTGGGCACCGATCATCACGAAGCAATGTCCGGAATGCGAAAACTCACCGAGCTATCACGAAGACAGTGACTGCGAGTACGACGAGACGTCACCCGAAGAATGGTCGGAAGGGGTGGTCGGATTCAAGCCTGCCCCTGTGTTCGACGTTTCACAGACCGACGGCGAACCACTGCCAGAACTCGATCGGGCGGCCACTGGGGAAGCCGGCGATCTCGTTTCTCAACTCATGGAGGCCGCCGATCAGGTCGGCGTCACTGTTCGGATCGTTCCCGAATCGGAATGGTCGCACGGCACTGCCAAGGGAGTCTGCGAAAAGCGGAGTCTGTACGACGGACATCCGCTCGTCGAAATCCTTGATCGATCGAATCAAGCAGATCTTGCTCGAACGCTGGTTCACGAGTACGCACACGCCCTTTTGCATTTCACCGTTGACGACAATTCCAAGCGGTCGAAACGGGAGGTTGAGGCAGAAGCCGTTGCGTACATTGTCGGTCGATACTACGGACTCGACACCAGTGGTTGA
- a CDS encoding 5-formyltetrahydrofolate cyclo-ligase, with the protein MKDDSKRSHREQFREQVWEQLREVAYPDSRFAWDFGEFIADYEGSERGTEHLRTLATDLGVESWFVTPDNNLDSLRESLVRDDIPFIMPSYGILRGFLELQPDEVPDGDENFAGTLDGVNRFGREISLSELEEAYDQFDILVTGTSFVTEDGLRMGKGHGFFDLEWGMLREIGLVDENTTVVAAAHEVQVIDADEVDRDELLAEHDTIVDYIVSPSGIHEVEETPPKPKGIYWDLIDDSDIEKIPPLKELYNRR; encoded by the coding sequence ATGAAAGACGATAGTAAACGCAGTCACCGAGAACAGTTCCGCGAACAGGTCTGGGAACAACTTCGTGAAGTAGCTTATCCTGACTCTCGATTCGCCTGGGATTTTGGAGAATTTATTGCTGACTACGAAGGAAGTGAGCGTGGGACAGAACATCTGCGGACCTTGGCGACTGATCTAGGCGTTGAATCTTGGTTCGTAACCCCCGATAACAACCTCGATTCATTACGAGAATCTCTCGTTCGTGATGACATCCCGTTTATAATGCCCTCATACGGTATTCTCCGGGGGTTCCTCGAATTACAGCCAGACGAGGTTCCGGACGGTGATGAAAATTTTGCGGGCACCCTTGATGGTGTCAACCGCTTCGGTCGAGAAATCTCCTTATCGGAACTTGAAGAAGCATATGATCAATTCGATATCCTCGTCACCGGGACTAGTTTTGTAACTGAAGATGGTCTTCGAATGGGGAAAGGGCATGGCTTCTTCGATCTGGAATGGGGAATGTTACGAGAGATAGGTCTTGTGGACGAGAACACGACGGTTGTCGCTGCAGCCCATGAGGTCCAAGTGATCGATGCGGACGAGGTGGATCGGGATGAACTGCTCGCAGAGCACGATACGATCGTGGATTATATTGTCAGCCCATCGGGCATTCACGAAGTGGAAGAGACGCCGCCCAAGCCAAAGGGAATCTATTGGGACTTAATAGATGACTCTGATATCGAAAAAATCCCGCCGCTGAAAGAGCTTTACAACCGACGGTAA
- a CDS encoding OB-fold nucleic acid binding domain-containing protein, whose amino-acid sequence MSSKNVSSNVVSVDERAFEQTNDSAVDESEFEAVDDTPEFRAGVEQETQAKVDSNHPDGIVQDYSHLTLAQEERIKAREAELDRISAKAEFGTQDGRERRTRKAAATGSANRRSEFQRRRASVDPMADPDRPDPRVELTQEQLAEVNKQSMRLAERVDGWSRAAISRRLAEEVVTGREITSAVVKVLEELQTAPCGVVPIGKLEEVTREKVSVKGEVETLWDPASPAIAQVGLLKDETGTTKVTIWKASDAPAIEEGEQVRIHGAARSWYNGRVSLAVTGWSTIQFPDRDRWWES is encoded by the coding sequence ATGTCAAGTAAAAACGTCTCCAGTAATGTAGTTTCGGTTGACGAACGAGCTTTTGAACAAACGAATGACAGTGCAGTTGACGAGTCAGAATTCGAGGCCGTCGACGACACACCGGAGTTCCGGGCGGGAGTCGAGCAAGAAACGCAGGCAAAGGTCGATTCAAATCACCCAGACGGGATCGTCCAGGACTACTCGCATCTCACTCTGGCGCAAGAAGAGCGGATCAAAGCCCGCGAAGCAGAGCTGGATCGGATCAGTGCCAAAGCCGAGTTCGGAACGCAAGACGGTCGTGAACGGCGGACGCGGAAGGCAGCTGCAACTGGGAGTGCAAACCGACGTAGTGAGTTCCAGCGCCGGCGGGCAAGCGTGGATCCGATGGCCGACCCGGACCGTCCCGATCCACGTGTCGAACTCACCCAAGAGCAGTTGGCAGAAGTGAACAAACAGTCGATGCGGTTGGCCGAGCGGGTGGATGGCTGGTCGCGAGCGGCGATCAGCCGGCGGTTGGCTGAAGAGGTCGTTACCGGCCGGGAGATAACGAGTGCAGTCGTCAAAGTGCTCGAAGAACTCCAGACGGCGCCCTGTGGGGTGGTCCCGATCGGGAAACTCGAGGAGGTCACCCGGGAGAAAGTAAGTGTCAAAGGAGAAGTAGAAACACTGTGGGATCCAGCATCGCCTGCAATCGCACAGGTAGGATTACTCAAAGACGAGACGGGGACGACCAAAGTGACCATCTGGAAGGCATCGGATGCTCCGGCGATCGAAGAAGGTGAACAGGTACGCATTCACGGGGCTGCTCGGAGTTGGTACAATGGGCGCGTTTCCCTGGCCGTGACCGGCTGGTCGACCATCCAATTCCCCGATCGCGATCGGTGGTGGGAGAGCTAA
- a CDS encoding SHOCT domain-containing protein, with translation MSTTEPLARTLLIVIAIVLIVPFLLMLLAMPMIGMVGWGHMGAWNGTGGMWWSWLLMWAVFLLIVLGGGYLLFKAVRSQDGRRTDEALEELRLAYARGDISEEEFEQRSKRLRRDE, from the coding sequence ATGTCAACCACGGAGCCACTCGCACGCACGCTACTGATCGTCATTGCCATCGTTCTGATCGTCCCGTTTCTCCTGATGCTCCTCGCGATGCCGATGATAGGGATGGTCGGTTGGGGCCATATGGGGGCTTGGAACGGCACTGGCGGGATGTGGTGGTCGTGGCTACTCATGTGGGCGGTCTTCCTGTTAATCGTTCTTGGGGGAGGCTACCTGTTGTTCAAGGCGGTGCGATCACAGGACGGACGGCGAACTGACGAAGCACTCGAGGAACTTCGACTCGCTTACGCTCGCGGTGATATCTCCGAGGAGGAGTTCGAGCAGCGAAGCAAACGCCTCCGACGAGATGAGTAG
- a CDS encoding type II toxin-antitoxin system VapC family toxin — protein MAEPVDTPIGTVAPEHFRPAHVRHQVVVGPKFLYALFNPQDQMHAVSRAFMTFVRDGDLPYRRLIVNDHIVDEAAPRLKKQASMRNAASFLTTLDESTLYQFESVPEDVFADAKATFVEWTNLDASLTDFTVAAHMEALDVDHILTYDRHYDAFDVTTLPYRNQD, from the coding sequence ATGGCTGAACCAGTTGACACCCCGATCGGGACGGTCGCGCCCGAGCATTTCCGTCCGGCCCACGTCCGTCATCAGGTCGTCGTCGGGCCGAAGTTCCTGTACGCGCTCTTCAACCCCCAGGATCAGATGCACGCAGTTTCGCGAGCGTTCATGACGTTCGTTCGTGACGGCGACCTCCCGTATCGTCGCCTCATCGTCAACGACCACATCGTCGACGAGGCCGCACCCCGGCTGAAAAAGCAAGCGTCAATGCGGAACGCCGCGTCATTCCTTACGACGCTCGACGAGAGTACGCTGTATCAGTTCGAATCCGTCCCTGAGGATGTTTTTGCTGACGCCAAAGCAACGTTCGTTGAGTGGACGAATCTGGATGCGTCACTCACCGATTTCACTGTTGCAGCGCATATGGAGGCCTTAGATGTCGATCACATCCTCACCTACGACCGGCACTACGATGCGTTCGACGTAACAACGCTCCCGTATCGGAATCAGGACTAG
- a CDS encoding winged helix-turn-helix domain-containing protein, translated as MTETWDDVNEQVKAEWKDDTTPFERVYEIVEQTHDGQSAAEIADRALVSEPTARRHCKTLVNTGFAETEQDGQTTRYKRNSDRVLMSRIRELREEVNRPELLDSIQEMKADIRRYEDRYDVVSPEELAQQLDADETAGWDDLTAWRTTRQNLAVAQAALAYDEASHQLAV; from the coding sequence ATGACCGAGACGTGGGACGACGTCAACGAGCAAGTCAAAGCGGAGTGGAAAGACGATACCACGCCGTTCGAGCGGGTGTACGAAATCGTCGAACAGACCCACGATGGGCAATCGGCCGCCGAGATCGCCGATCGAGCGCTCGTGAGCGAGCCGACGGCGCGTCGCCACTGCAAGACGCTCGTGAACACCGGGTTCGCCGAGACGGAACAGGACGGCCAAACAACGCGGTATAAGCGCAATAGCGACCGGGTGTTGATGTCCCGGATCCGTGAGCTGCGTGAGGAAGTCAATCGGCCAGAGTTGCTCGACAGCATCCAGGAGATGAAGGCTGATATCCGGCGCTACGAGGATCGCTACGATGTGGTCTCACCCGAGGAACTCGCCCAGCAACTCGACGCCGACGAGACAGCGGGCTGGGACGATCTCACCGCGTGGCGAACGACGCGGCAGAATCTCGCCGTCGCCCAAGCAGCACTCGCCTACGACGAGGCCAGCCACCAGCTCGCTGTATGA
- a CDS encoding small multi-drug export protein — MHHWSAFLNIGSHLEEATEFGGYILVFVFAMIPGIEPFIVIPVAIGLGLDPILTGFAAFAGSVAVVVAIVLVQKRLITWWRRRTGTDVSVSSKRYNRARRISRRYGLVGLALVGPIIAGIHLTALFAAVMGSDSRVTIGWLSLGLCIWTIGLVAGTVAGLSLLELP; from the coding sequence ATGCATCACTGGTCAGCGTTTCTCAATATCGGTTCGCATCTGGAAGAAGCGACTGAATTCGGTGGCTACATCCTTGTCTTCGTCTTCGCTATGATTCCGGGTATCGAACCGTTTATTGTAATCCCAGTTGCGATTGGTCTCGGGCTCGATCCAATACTGACGGGGTTCGCGGCGTTCGCCGGCAGCGTCGCCGTGGTTGTAGCGATCGTTCTTGTCCAGAAGCGACTCATTACGTGGTGGCGACGCCGAACGGGAACTGACGTGAGCGTGTCAAGTAAGCGCTACAATCGAGCACGACGAATCTCACGTCGATACGGTCTCGTTGGACTGGCCCTCGTTGGACCGATCATCGCAGGCATCCATCTCACAGCCCTCTTTGCAGCTGTTATGGGATCGGATAGCCGTGTCACGATCGGCTGGCTATCGCTTGGCCTCTGTATCTGGACAATCGGTCTCGTTGCCGGGACAGTAGCCGGCTTGTCATTACTCGAACTGCCGTAA
- a CDS encoding ATP-binding protein, which produces MDQFVNRIDELDRLQTLYESGTAELAIIYGRRQIGKSELVRQSIADRDDAVYYQAVQGTATTQLRRFVEAAASTYPDITAVKEEWEPLLTYLTDRDAIIVIDEFPYLIESNEGLPSVIQHLWDTAVDESQATLVLTGSAIGMIHTHVLDGGAPLYGRVSQTPNGRLELTQLPFRSIQEFVPTYDPEERVFVYGVFGGTPRYLSPLDPSQSLGENITRLLCDPDGPLHDEPETVLQMELNEVSTYFSVLESMASGNRSRNEIAQGAGIESTNTSYYFDRLETLQIIEKHHPALADPARSKRTRYQIRDPVFRFHFRYLYGRGGQYELYGENVYADLIEPELPDFVSETFESLCHQAVPALYADYQLTQVPSQWWYKGQEVDVVAPTDESTLIAGEAKFTNTPLGYDVLADLEDDVEQIDWTPTGGGEPTHEFALFSRSGFKRSVEEAADERDDLRLFDLSDIVAVLESGTTH; this is translated from the coding sequence ATGGACCAATTCGTCAATCGTATCGATGAACTCGATCGGTTGCAGACCCTCTATGAGAGTGGTACTGCAGAACTCGCAATCATCTATGGCCGCCGCCAGATCGGCAAGAGCGAACTCGTCCGCCAATCGATTGCCGACCGCGACGATGCCGTGTACTATCAGGCAGTCCAAGGAACAGCGACGACACAGCTCAGGCGATTCGTCGAGGCAGCAGCGTCGACCTATCCAGACATCACGGCCGTCAAAGAGGAATGGGAACCGCTCTTAACGTACCTCACCGACAGAGACGCCATCATCGTCATCGACGAATTCCCGTACCTCATCGAATCGAACGAGGGGCTTCCCTCAGTCATTCAACACCTGTGGGATACAGCTGTCGACGAGAGTCAGGCAACGCTCGTACTCACAGGCTCTGCAATCGGCATGATTCATACCCACGTCCTTGATGGCGGTGCGCCACTCTACGGCCGGGTGTCCCAGACACCGAATGGCCGACTCGAACTCACCCAGCTGCCGTTTCGCTCCATCCAAGAGTTCGTGCCGACGTACGATCCCGAAGAACGGGTGTTCGTCTATGGCGTCTTCGGCGGTACACCCCGATATCTCAGCCCACTCGATCCATCACAGAGCCTCGGAGAGAACATCACACGGCTGCTGTGCGACCCGGATGGTCCACTCCACGACGAGCCCGAAACCGTCCTCCAGATGGAGCTCAACGAGGTGAGTACGTATTTTTCGGTTCTGGAGTCGATGGCCAGCGGGAACCGCAGTCGAAACGAGATCGCTCAGGGAGCCGGCATCGAGAGCACCAACACGTCGTACTACTTCGACCGGCTGGAAACGCTCCAGATCATCGAGAAACACCATCCAGCACTCGCCGACCCGGCACGCAGCAAGCGGACTCGGTACCAGATTCGAGATCCCGTATTCCGGTTTCACTTCCGGTATCTCTACGGCCGCGGGGGACAGTACGAACTCTACGGCGAGAACGTCTACGCGGATCTCATCGAACCGGAATTGCCCGACTTCGTCAGCGAAACGTTCGAATCGCTCTGTCACCAGGCGGTGCCGGCGCTTTATGCAGACTACCAGCTCACACAGGTGCCAAGCCAATGGTGGTACAAAGGCCAGGAGGTAGATGTCGTCGCTCCAACTGACGAGTCAACGCTGATCGCTGGCGAAGCGAAATTTACCAACACTCCCCTCGGCTATGACGTGCTCGCGGACCTCGAAGACGACGTGGAGCAAATCGATTGGACACCCACCGGAGGTGGTGAGCCGACGCATGAATTCGCCTTGTTCAGTCGCTCTGGATTCAAACGCTCCGTCGAAGAAGCTGCAGACGAGCGTGATGATCTCCGCCTATTCGATCTCTCCGATATCGTTGCCGTTCTCGAGAGTGGAACCACCCATTAA
- a CDS encoding universal stress protein: MSLQVTTPTVSGQSSATLVPTAHEDPAADLSSELTDNLPVWSRSTRSGLITVHRLTRTVHNTIASSNVDTVVVPGEAPTSLLAGDSSERIAAQADCNVLVVNGTAGLDAVPSILLPITGGPHSGLAVEIARLLAIATDACLDVLHVVDSNASERRRERADTYIDAAEQRLDDLDGVRSWILEADDPIEAITEQSDYYPLTVLGAPTTGRLKRFVSGSTNQAIRSNANNVVVSVHNNTGHPTLDEQ, from the coding sequence ATGTCACTCCAGGTGACCACACCAACTGTATCTGGACAGTCTTCGGCGACACTCGTCCCCACAGCTCACGAAGATCCAGCCGCGGATCTCTCCAGTGAACTCACCGACAATCTTCCGGTGTGGTCCAGGTCCACCCGTTCCGGACTGATCACTGTCCATCGCCTGACCCGAACCGTCCACAATACGATCGCATCATCCAACGTCGACACAGTCGTAGTCCCGGGAGAGGCGCCGACAAGCCTCCTCGCCGGCGACAGCAGCGAACGCATCGCCGCTCAGGCAGACTGTAACGTGCTGGTGGTAAACGGCACAGCAGGGTTAGATGCCGTGCCCTCCATCCTTTTGCCGATCACCGGTGGTCCCCACTCGGGATTGGCAGTGGAGATCGCTCGCCTCCTCGCTATCGCAACCGATGCCTGTCTCGACGTGCTCCACGTCGTCGACAGTAACGCATCCGAACGTCGCCGAGAACGGGCCGACACCTACATCGATGCTGCAGAACAGCGGCTTGATGATCTCGACGGGGTGAGGAGTTGGATCCTCGAGGCGGACGATCCGATCGAGGCAATCACTGAACAGTCGGACTACTACCCCCTCACAGTCCTGGGTGCACCGACGACTGGCCGACTCAAGCGGTTCGTCTCCGGATCGACAAACCAGGCGATCCGATCGAACGCGAATAACGTGGTCGTCTCTGTACACAACAACACTGGCCATCCGACACTCGATGAACAATAG
- a CDS encoding phage terminase large subunit family protein — protein MADKPPSLGRCPDCGTKISIEWTLIEYERSDGEIGVFAECPSCEEVVEPE, from the coding sequence ATGGCCGATAAACCTCCATCCCTGGGTCGGTGTCCAGATTGTGGGACCAAGATCTCGATTGAGTGGACGCTCATTGAGTATGAGCGAAGTGATGGAGAGATCGGAGTCTTCGCTGAATGTCCATCATGTGAGGAAGTTGTCGAACCGGAATGA